In Paractinoplanes brasiliensis, the following proteins share a genomic window:
- the pstS gene encoding phosphate ABC transporter substrate-binding protein PstS has protein sequence MKLQRSGFLAAGIALTATLALTACGSDNETPAAEGGSSAAAGDCVAGSLTAQGSTAQKNAMDEWIKAYQGQCSGAQINYQGTGSGAGIEAFIGGTADFAGSDSALKEDEQPKANERCAGGEALNLPMVIGPIAVVYNVEGVDNLQLDASTLAKIYSGKITKWNDPAIAGQNSGAKLPDAAIQAVHRSGESGTTDNFTKYLSKTAEADWTFGNNKAWKAPGGVAATGSDGVAAKVKSTAGTIAYVELSFAENSDLSKAKIKNGAGEYTELTGESAGKTIAGAKIEGQGNNLAMSIDYNTTEAGAYPIVLVTYEIACSKGSPKAKEVQSFLKYISSTAGQQELAELGYAPLPDSVRSKVETAVAAIS, from the coding sequence GTGAAGCTCCAGCGGTCCGGTTTTTTGGCAGCCGGCATTGCTTTGACTGCGACGCTCGCGCTGACCGCGTGCGGCTCGGACAACGAAACGCCGGCGGCTGAGGGCGGCTCTTCCGCCGCCGCCGGTGACTGCGTCGCCGGCAGCCTGACGGCACAAGGCTCGACGGCGCAGAAGAACGCCATGGACGAGTGGATCAAGGCCTACCAGGGTCAGTGCAGCGGTGCTCAGATCAACTACCAGGGCACCGGCTCGGGTGCGGGTATCGAGGCCTTCATCGGCGGCACCGCCGACTTTGCCGGCTCCGACTCCGCCCTGAAAGAGGACGAGCAGCCCAAGGCCAATGAGCGTTGTGCCGGCGGTGAGGCGCTCAACCTTCCCATGGTCATCGGTCCGATCGCGGTCGTCTACAACGTCGAAGGTGTCGACAACCTGCAGCTCGACGCGTCGACCCTCGCCAAGATCTACTCCGGCAAGATCACCAAGTGGAACGATCCGGCGATCGCCGGCCAGAACAGCGGCGCCAAACTGCCGGACGCGGCCATCCAGGCCGTCCACCGTTCCGGCGAGTCCGGCACCACCGACAACTTCACCAAGTACCTGAGCAAGACGGCCGAGGCCGACTGGACCTTCGGCAACAACAAGGCGTGGAAGGCCCCGGGCGGCGTCGCCGCCACCGGCTCCGACGGTGTGGCCGCCAAGGTCAAGAGCACCGCCGGCACGATCGCCTACGTCGAGCTGTCCTTCGCGGAGAACAGCGACCTCTCGAAGGCCAAGATCAAGAACGGCGCCGGCGAGTACACCGAGCTGACCGGTGAGAGTGCCGGCAAGACGATCGCGGGCGCGAAGATCGAGGGTCAGGGCAACAACCTCGCCATGAGCATCGACTACAACACCACCGAGGCCGGCGCCTACCCGATCGTCCTGGTGACCTACGAGATCGCCTGCAGCAAGGGCAGCCCGAAGGCCAAGGAGGTTCAGTCCTTCCTGAAGTACATCTCGAGCACCGCCGGTCAGCAGGAGCTCGCCGAGCTGGGCTACGCCCCGCTGCCGGACTCGGTCCGGAGCAAGGTCGAGACCGCCGTCGCGGCGATCAGCTGA
- the mshD gene encoding mycothiol synthase translates to MTSVRALDRLSAAEAADVLALAAAAERADGVYPLSEDVVLRVRGGSGSAAHKHLLAFSGDNTLTGYAFLERDGSGELVVHPSTRRQGYGTALLSAAGPGELRFWAHGDEPGARAFAEKNGFKRVRVLWQMRRSLTEPLPDIPLPPGVTVRGFRPGADEDAWLGVNSRAFAHHPEQGRWTRDDLLLREAEPWFDPAGFLLAVDIADVVLGFHWTKVHPASGADPAIGEIYVLGVDPAGHRKGLGAALSVAGLRHLAGQGLTVANLYVDESNTAAVALYQRLGFAVHKTDINYQRR, encoded by the coding sequence ATGACGTCAGTTCGTGCCCTTGACCGGTTGAGTGCTGCCGAGGCGGCCGACGTTCTCGCGTTGGCCGCCGCCGCCGAGCGGGCTGACGGCGTCTATCCCCTGTCCGAAGATGTCGTGCTGCGGGTGCGCGGTGGGTCCGGTTCCGCCGCGCACAAGCACCTGCTGGCCTTTTCCGGCGACAACACCTTGACCGGGTACGCGTTTCTCGAGCGCGACGGCTCGGGCGAACTCGTCGTGCACCCGTCGACGCGCCGCCAGGGCTACGGCACTGCCCTGCTGAGCGCGGCCGGGCCGGGTGAGCTGCGGTTCTGGGCGCACGGTGACGAGCCCGGCGCCCGTGCCTTCGCCGAGAAGAACGGCTTCAAGCGCGTACGCGTCCTGTGGCAGATGCGCCGCTCGCTCACCGAGCCCCTGCCCGACATCCCGCTCCCGCCCGGCGTCACCGTACGCGGTTTCCGTCCCGGCGCCGACGAGGACGCGTGGCTCGGTGTCAACTCCCGTGCCTTCGCCCACCACCCCGAGCAGGGCCGCTGGACCCGCGACGACCTGTTGCTGCGTGAGGCCGAGCCGTGGTTCGACCCGGCCGGCTTCCTGCTCGCGGTCGACATCGCCGACGTCGTGCTGGGCTTCCACTGGACGAAGGTGCACCCGGCCTCCGGGGCCGACCCGGCGATCGGCGAGATCTACGTGCTCGGCGTCGACCCGGCCGGCCACCGCAAGGGCCTGGGGGCCGCGCTGAGCGTGGCCGGCCTGCGGCACCTGGCCGGGCAGGGCCTGACCGTCGCGAACCTGTACGTCGACGAGTCCAACACGGCCGCCGTGGCTCTTTATCAGCGGCTGGGCTTCGCCGTTCACAAGACTGACATCAACTACCAGCGGCGGTAG
- a CDS encoding winged helix-turn-helix transcriptional regulator translates to MSVEILLLVTARAGEPSAVLPALDLLPHSVRTAPRDVRTLVSGPSPDAVLVDARSELSEARATCRMLHATGIGVPLMAVVTEAGLIALNADWGVDDVILASAGPAEVEARLRLGVGRLSNATAGAGGSIRAGELNIDPDTYAAKLKGRPLDLTYKEFELLKFLAQHPGRVFTRDQLLREVWGYDYFGGTRTVDVHVRRLRAKLGSEYESMIGTVRQVGYKFVVPPSGRQLPDNEPVSLPV, encoded by the coding sequence GTGAGTGTGGAAATCCTTCTGTTGGTGACGGCACGTGCCGGTGAGCCTTCCGCCGTGCTGCCCGCGCTGGATCTGCTTCCCCACTCCGTACGCACTGCCCCACGCGATGTCCGCACTCTGGTGTCAGGGCCCAGCCCCGACGCGGTGCTGGTGGACGCCCGGTCGGAACTGTCCGAGGCCCGGGCCACCTGCCGGATGCTGCACGCGACCGGCATCGGCGTCCCGCTGATGGCCGTCGTGACCGAGGCGGGCCTGATCGCCCTCAACGCCGACTGGGGTGTCGACGACGTCATCCTGGCCAGCGCCGGTCCCGCCGAGGTCGAGGCGCGCCTGCGTCTGGGCGTCGGCCGGCTCAGCAACGCGACCGCCGGCGCCGGCGGCTCGATCCGTGCCGGCGAGCTCAACATCGACCCCGACACGTACGCGGCCAAGCTCAAGGGCCGCCCGCTCGACCTCACCTACAAGGAGTTCGAGCTGCTCAAGTTCCTCGCCCAGCACCCGGGCCGGGTCTTCACCCGTGACCAGCTGCTGCGTGAGGTCTGGGGCTACGACTACTTCGGCGGCACGCGCACGGTCGACGTGCACGTCCGTCGTCTGCGGGCCAAGCTCGGCTCGGAATACGAGTCGATGATCGGCACGGTCCGACAGGTCGGCTACAAGTTCGTGGTCCCGCCGTCGGGCCGCCAGCTGCCCGACAACGAGCCGGTCTCGCTGCCGGTCTAG